GAGCGCGCTCTCCGCCGCCGACGCCGGCTGGCCCGCCAGATCGGGGATCTTCTTCTTCTCCGGCGGCTCCTTGCCCTTGGAGACCACGAGGTTGACGGTCGTGCCCTCCTCGACGCTCGTGCCGGGTTCGGGGTCGGTCGATATGACGGTGCCCTCGTCGGCCTCGTCGCTGAACACCTGTTCCGGCTTCTCGCCGGCTTTGAGCCCCGCCTTGGTGAGGGCGGCCTCGGCATCGTCGACGGACATGCCGACGATGCTCTGCGGCACCGCGACCTGTACCGGTTCCTCCTCGCCGCCGCCCCCGCTCATGAACCAGCCGATGAGGGCCGCGCCGCCGATGAACACGACGGCGAGCGCCGTCCAGAGCGCGATCTTCTTGCCCGCGCCGCCGCGTTCCGGCACGTCGTCGTCGTAGTGGACGGGCGGCAGGTAGGGGTCGCCGTACCCGTCGTCCATCGGCCGCTGCATCTGCGTGTGCGGCGGACCGGCCTGGTACGCGCCCATCACCTGGGTGCCCTGCGGCGGCTGCTGCGCGCCCATCATCATGGTGGACGCCGCCGTGGACGCGACGGGCTGGCCCTGCATGACCCGCTGGAGCTCCTGCCGGAAGTCCGTCGCGGTCTGGTACCGGTTGTCGGCCTCCTTCGCCATCGCCTTCAGGACGATCGCGTCGGCCCACTGCGGGATCTGCGGGTCGATCTGGGACGGCGGGACGGGCTCCTCCCGCACGTGCTGGTAGGCGATCGCGACCGGGGAGTCGCCGGTGAACGGCGGCCGTCCGGTGAGCAGCTCGTACAGCACGCAGCCGGTGGAGTAGATGTCGCTGCGGGTGTCGACGCGTTCGCCGCGCGCCTGCTCGGGCGACAGGTACTGGGCGGTGCCGATGACCTGCGCGGTCTGCGTCATGGTGGCCGAGGAGTCGGCCATGGCGCGGGCGATGCCGAAGTCCATGACCTTGACCTCGTGATTGCGGGTGAGCATCACGTTGGCCGGTTTGATGTCGCGGTGCACGATCCCGCCGCGGTGGCTGTAGTCGAGCGCGCGCAGGATCCCGTCGGTGACCTCGAGGGCCTTCTCCGGCACCAGCGCGGTGTTCTCCCGCAGAAGGTCGCGCAGGGTGCTGCCGTCCACGTACTCCATGACGATGTACGGGATCGGGGTGTCGCCGATGACGTCCTCGCCGGTGTCGTACACGGCGATGACCGAGGGGTGGTTCAGGGACGCGGCCGACTGGGCCTCGCGCCGGAACCGGGCCTGGAACGTGGGGTCGCGCGCCAGGTCGGATCGGAGGGTCTTCACGGCGACGGTGCGGTCGAGACGCAGGTCCCGGGCACGGTAGACCTCGGCCATGCCGCCTCGCCCGATCACCGCGTCGAGCTCGTAGCGGCCGCCGAGCAGCCGAGGTTGACTCATATGTGCACTTTCCCTCGTACGTCTACACCCTGGTTCCCCGAACCTAGCCCTGGCTTTGGCTGACCGAGGGATCTGGGGTCGGAGTTGACGGACTCGTGGTGACGTCCGTCGGTGTCGGTGCGGGCTCGGTGTCGGTGGGAGTCGCACCGGGGGTTGGCGTGGTTGGCTTGTGTGTCGGTGACGCGCTGCCCCGTTCCGGGGTCGACCGGGACGGCGCAGGCGTCGTCGGACGGATCCTATGCGTCCTGTAGCGCTTCGTGACAGTAGGCACGGGGGTACGGTCCTCGATCGTCGGCCGGGGAGCCGCCGACGTCGGGGTGGCGGACGAGCCGATCTCGACCTCGTCCTCACCGGCGGGGACGAACGTGGAGGTGCCGGACGGTGCGCCTCCGTTCCCGGCCGTGTCGGCGCCGCGGCCGATCCAGTACGAGCCGAAGACGATGGCGCCGACGAGGAGCGCGGCGGCGATCGAGCTGAACGCCAGTGCCGTGCGACGCTGCCCGGGCACTGTCCCGTCCGTGAGGTTATCTGCCCGGGCGTTGGCGTCAAATCCCGACAAAGGGGCCGTATGGCGTGCCGGGGGCGCGGCCGGACGACGGCGCCCGCCGGCCTTGCGCCGCCCCCTGGCGGGCCCGCGTCCGCGTGTACCGCGGGTTCCACGGGACCCGCGCGGC
The nucleotide sequence above comes from Actinomadura algeriensis. Encoded proteins:
- the pknB gene encoding Stk1 family PASTA domain-containing Ser/Thr kinase gives rise to the protein MSQPRLLGGRYELDAVIGRGGMAEVYRARDLRLDRTVAVKTLRSDLARDPTFQARFRREAQSAASLNHPSVIAVYDTGEDVIGDTPIPYIVMEYVDGSTLRDLLRENTALVPEKALEVTDGILRALDYSHRGGIVHRDIKPANVMLTRNHEVKVMDFGIARAMADSSATMTQTAQVIGTAQYLSPEQARGERVDTRSDIYSTGCVLYELLTGRPPFTGDSPVAIAYQHVREEPVPPSQIDPQIPQWADAIVLKAMAKEADNRYQTATDFRQELQRVMQGQPVASTAASTMMMGAQQPPQGTQVMGAYQAGPPHTQMQRPMDDGYGDPYLPPVHYDDDVPERGGAGKKIALWTALAVVFIGGAALIGWFMSGGGGEEEPVQVAVPQSIVGMSVDDAEAALTKAGLKAGEKPEQVFSDEADEGTVISTDPEPGTSVEEGTTVNLVVSKGKEPPEKKKIPDLAGQPASAAESALKELGFDPERKVTTNNEVPRGNVIRTDPPAGSEAPVKSDVTVYVSNGPSTVKVPDLFNSSKRAAIAKLEELGLKADVQEGVAPPDRQVAVGFVFQQSPGANATVAPGDTVTIVIAKEPEPTPTQPTPSVPTIPGFPPND